The proteins below come from a single Deinococcus radiodurans R1 = ATCC 13939 = DSM 20539 genomic window:
- a CDS encoding acetyl-CoA carboxylase family protein translates to MTPRVLIANRGEVAVRIERAVSALGWQSVAVYAPDDAGSLHVRRADEAVALSGRGAAAYLDGAALLRVAQEHAATHVHPGYGFLSENADFARACAQAGLVFVGPDPDTLDLFGDKSRARGLAQRLGVPVIPGTDGATTLEEAAAFMQAQGGAPVMLKACSGGGGRGMRVVRQAGDLAAAFEQASREARLAVGQGDLYAERLIERARHIEVQVAGDGQSVTHLWERDCTVQRRHQKLLEFAPAPHLPQAVRTALIGAALQLAQEVKYRCLGTFEFLVTPGGDFYFIEANPRLQVEHTVTEEWCGTDLVTAQLRLAAGETLTAVGLATQPADAAPPPGQAVQARVNMETLGADGQVHVGGGQVQTFTPPGGPGVRVDTFVTTGLTPSPQYDALLAKVVVHRRDAALPGLLRQAATALSEFQIAGVSTNLAFLQALLHHPDVQHYELSTHWLDERLPELVTQAAEYDDVSASTQAPTSSGPSPLPDATPGTERLTAPTTGMLVAYDVHPGQRVRRGECLAVVEAMKIEFQIEAPRDGQVVACHLTAGSSVTLGQPLLDLAADEGADDAVAAEEERDLDALPASYADWQRRLRATTDEARPAAVEKRHAAGKLTARENVAALLDAGSFNEHGALALAAQRGRRSEEELLALSPADGLITGVGTVNAGQFPDTAACAVAAYDYTVLAGTQGYFNHHKLDRLIALAGQWKWPLVLFAEGGGGRPGDTDMPVAAALVTPTFLNFAALSGQVPLVGVAAGACFAGNAALLGCCDVVIATRDSSIGLGGPAMIEGGGLGVVAAGDIGPAEVLAQKGVVDLLAENDAEANELARRYLTYFQGDVTGWEAADQRELRWVIPQVRKRAYDVRALLHLLADTGSVLELRRAFAPGLLTALVRIGGKAFGVIANDPAVLGGAIDAAGADKAARFLNLCDTHRLPVLSLVDTPGFMVGPASEAEGAVRHVSRLFVRAAKLTVPFFAVVTRRAYGLGAQAMAAGSLHAPALTVSWPGGEFGPMGLEGAVRLGYRRELAAVSDPQEREALYQKLVAQAYAQGEAVNVAAHLEVDAVIDPAETRNWLLRALRVSPYSAQRREGGLVDPW, encoded by the coding sequence ATGACGCCCCGCGTGTTGATTGCCAACCGGGGCGAGGTGGCCGTCCGTATCGAGCGGGCGGTGTCGGCACTGGGCTGGCAGAGCGTGGCCGTTTATGCCCCGGACGACGCCGGGTCGCTGCACGTGCGCCGGGCGGACGAGGCGGTGGCCCTCAGCGGACGCGGGGCGGCGGCCTACCTCGACGGAGCGGCGCTGCTGCGGGTCGCGCAGGAACACGCGGCGACCCACGTTCACCCCGGCTACGGCTTCCTGAGCGAAAACGCCGACTTCGCGCGGGCCTGCGCGCAGGCGGGGCTGGTGTTCGTGGGGCCGGACCCCGACACGCTCGACCTGTTCGGCGACAAGAGCCGGGCGCGGGGGCTGGCGCAGCGTCTCGGCGTCCCGGTGATTCCCGGTACGGACGGCGCGACCACGCTGGAGGAAGCGGCGGCGTTCATGCAGGCGCAGGGAGGCGCGCCGGTCATGCTCAAGGCCTGCTCGGGCGGTGGCGGGCGCGGGATGCGGGTGGTGCGGCAGGCTGGCGACCTCGCCGCCGCGTTCGAGCAGGCGTCACGTGAGGCGCGGCTGGCGGTGGGGCAGGGCGACCTCTACGCCGAGCGGCTCATTGAGCGGGCGCGGCACATCGAGGTGCAGGTGGCGGGCGACGGCCAGAGCGTGACCCACCTCTGGGAGCGCGACTGCACCGTGCAGCGCCGGCACCAGAAGCTGCTCGAATTCGCTCCGGCGCCGCACTTGCCCCAGGCCGTCCGCACCGCCCTCATCGGCGCGGCCCTGCAACTCGCGCAGGAGGTGAAGTACCGTTGCCTCGGCACCTTCGAGTTTCTGGTGACGCCGGGCGGCGACTTTTATTTCATCGAGGCCAACCCGCGTTTGCAAGTCGAGCACACCGTGACCGAGGAGTGGTGCGGCACCGACCTCGTCACGGCCCAGTTGCGCCTCGCGGCGGGCGAGACTCTCACGGCGGTGGGACTGGCAACGCAACCCGCCGACGCCGCGCCGCCCCCCGGACAGGCGGTGCAGGCCCGCGTGAACATGGAAACGCTGGGCGCGGACGGGCAGGTTCATGTCGGCGGCGGTCAGGTGCAGACCTTCACCCCGCCCGGCGGTCCCGGCGTGCGGGTGGACACCTTCGTCACCACCGGCCTGACCCCCAGCCCGCAGTACGACGCCCTGCTCGCCAAGGTCGTCGTCCACAGGCGCGACGCGGCGCTGCCGGGCCTACTGCGGCAAGCGGCGACGGCCCTGAGCGAGTTTCAGATTGCCGGGGTCAGTACCAACCTCGCCTTTTTGCAGGCGCTGCTGCACCACCCCGACGTGCAGCACTACGAGCTCTCGACCCACTGGCTCGACGAGCGGCTGCCGGAGCTGGTCACGCAGGCGGCGGAGTATGACGACGTTTCCGCGTCCACTCAAGCTCCGACGAGCAGCGGGCCGTCTCCCCTGCCCGACGCCACCCCCGGCACCGAGCGGCTGACGGCGCCCACGACGGGGATGCTGGTCGCCTACGACGTGCATCCGGGCCAACGGGTGCGCCGGGGCGAGTGCCTGGCGGTGGTCGAGGCGATGAAAATCGAGTTTCAAATCGAGGCGCCGCGCGACGGGCAGGTCGTGGCGTGCCACCTCACGGCGGGCAGCAGCGTCACCCTGGGACAGCCGCTGCTCGACCTCGCTGCCGATGAGGGCGCGGACGACGCAGTGGCCGCCGAGGAGGAGCGTGACCTGGATGCCCTGCCTGCCTCCTACGCCGACTGGCAGCGGCGCCTGCGGGCGACCACCGACGAGGCGCGCCCCGCTGCCGTGGAAAAGCGGCACGCGGCGGGCAAACTGACGGCCCGCGAGAATGTCGCCGCGCTGCTCGACGCGGGCAGTTTCAACGAACACGGCGCCCTGGCCCTGGCCGCGCAACGGGGACGCCGCAGCGAGGAAGAGCTGCTGGCGCTCAGCCCGGCAGACGGCCTGATTACCGGGGTGGGCACGGTCAACGCGGGGCAGTTTCCCGACACCGCCGCCTGTGCGGTCGCGGCCTACGACTACACCGTGCTCGCCGGCACCCAGGGGTACTTCAATCACCACAAACTCGACCGGCTGATCGCGCTGGCTGGGCAGTGGAAGTGGCCGCTGGTGCTGTTTGCCGAGGGCGGCGGCGGGCGTCCGGGCGACACCGACATGCCGGTGGCGGCGGCGCTCGTGACGCCCACGTTCCTGAACTTTGCGGCGCTCAGCGGGCAGGTGCCGCTCGTCGGCGTGGCGGCGGGCGCCTGCTTCGCCGGCAACGCGGCGCTGCTCGGCTGCTGCGACGTGGTCATCGCCACCCGCGACAGCAGCATCGGGCTGGGCGGCCCCGCCATGATCGAGGGCGGCGGGCTGGGCGTGGTCGCCGCCGGGGACATCGGCCCGGCCGAAGTGCTGGCGCAAAAGGGCGTCGTGGACCTGCTGGCCGAGAACGACGCCGAGGCCAACGAGCTGGCGCGGCGTTACCTCACCTACTTTCAGGGTGACGTGACCGGGTGGGAGGCCGCCGATCAGCGCGAACTGCGCTGGGTGATTCCGCAGGTGCGCAAGCGGGCCTACGACGTGCGCGCGCTGCTGCACCTGCTCGCCGACACCGGCAGCGTGCTGGAACTGCGCCGCGCCTTCGCGCCCGGCCTGCTCACGGCGCTGGTGCGGATTGGCGGCAAGGCGTTCGGGGTCATCGCCAACGACCCGGCGGTGCTCGGCGGCGCCATCGACGCGGCGGGAGCGGACAAGGCGGCGCGCTTCCTCAACCTGTGCGACACCCACCGCCTGCCGGTGCTGTCGCTGGTGGACACGCCGGGCTTCATGGTCGGCCCGGCGTCGGAGGCCGAGGGCGCCGTGCGGCACGTCTCGCGCCTGTTCGTGCGGGCGGCCAAACTCACGGTGCCATTTTTTGCGGTGGTTACGCGCCGCGCTTACGGCCTGGGCGCGCAGGCGATGGCTGCGGGGAGCCTGCACGCCCCCGCCCTGACCGTGTCCTGGCCCGGCGGCGAGTTCGGGCCGATGGGCCTGGAAGGCGCCGTGCGGCTGGGCTACCGCCGCGAACTGGCCGCCGTGAGCGACCCCCAGGAGCGCGAGGCCCTTTATCAGAAGCTGGTCGCGCAGGCCTACGCCCAGGGCGAAGCGGTCAACGTGGCCGCGCACCTCGAAGTGGACGCCGTGATCGATCCCGCCGAGACCCGCAACTGGCTTTTGCGGGCGCTGCGGGTGTCTCCGTACTCGGCGCAGCGCCGGGAAGGCGGGCTGGTGGACCCCTGGTAA
- a CDS encoding urease accessory protein UreD, whose product MTTLGTPVSLGRRTRTGRLELEFGVRHGQTALLRDLQKAPLMVVRPFRLPCGTLMVFIVNPTGGVLGGDHSEIHVEAGAGTRVLILTQSATRVQPSPGGEWATQELHFHVGVGARLEYYPERTLPFAGSRFRQHLRADLGAGAEFGLLETLASGRVQMGERLAWADYRSEVSVYAAQERVYLDRQHFRPGPHSRAPGVLGGNDYFASGVWVAGDSAAGRPAAESPTTAPGWASGLSAGGAVWARGVAATGPALDHAARQLREQVRHDLFGAAPLVLRR is encoded by the coding sequence TTGACTACGCTGGGAACGCCCGTCAGCCTGGGCCGCCGCACCCGCACCGGGCGCCTCGAACTCGAATTCGGCGTGCGGCACGGGCAAACGGCGCTGCTGCGCGACCTGCAAAAAGCGCCTCTGATGGTGGTGCGGCCCTTCCGTCTGCCGTGCGGCACCTTGATGGTCTTTATCGTCAACCCGACCGGCGGCGTGCTCGGCGGCGACCACAGCGAGATTCACGTGGAGGCGGGCGCGGGAACACGGGTGCTTATCCTCACGCAGTCGGCCACGCGGGTGCAGCCCTCACCGGGGGGCGAGTGGGCCACCCAGGAACTGCACTTTCACGTCGGGGTCGGGGCACGGCTGGAGTACTACCCCGAGCGCACCCTGCCCTTTGCGGGCAGCCGCTTTCGCCAGCACTTGCGGGCTGATTTGGGCGCGGGGGCCGAGTTCGGGCTGCTCGAAACCCTGGCGAGCGGGCGGGTGCAGATGGGCGAGCGGCTCGCCTGGGCCGACTACCGCAGCGAGGTCAGCGTGTACGCTGCGCAGGAGCGCGTCTACCTCGACCGCCAGCACTTCAGGCCGGGGCCGCACAGCCGCGCGCCGGGGGTGCTCGGCGGTAACGATTACTTCGCCAGCGGCGTGTGGGTGGCCGGCGACTCGGCTGCCGGACGCCCAGCAGCCGAGTCGCCGACCACGGCGCCGGGCTGGGCGAGTGGCCTCAGCGCCGGGGGAGCCGTCTGGGCGCGCGGCGTGGCGGCGACGGGACCGGCACTCGACCACGCCGCCCGGCAGCTCCGTGAGCAGGTGCGACACGACCTGTTCGGGGCCGCGCCGCTCGTGCTGCGCCGCTGA
- the ureG gene encoding urease accessory protein UreG — MTPLKIGVGGPVGSGKTALLEVLCRELRDRYDLAVITNDIYTFEDQRILTRAAALAPERIRGVQTGGCPHTAIREDSSLNQETVEALQGEFPGLELLFIESGGDNLASSFSPELVDAWLFVLDVAGGEKVPRKGGPGIRHSDLLVINKTDLAPLVGADLRVMDADARAQRRAGDEVRPYVFTNLKSGAGVDEIIAWIEHDLLFRDVTPPRVGL; from the coding sequence ATGACTCCCCTCAAAATCGGCGTCGGCGGCCCGGTCGGCAGCGGCAAGACCGCGCTGCTTGAAGTGCTGTGCCGCGAGCTGCGCGACCGTTACGACCTCGCCGTCATCACCAACGACATCTACACCTTCGAGGACCAGCGCATCCTGACCCGCGCCGCCGCGCTGGCCCCTGAACGCATCCGCGGCGTGCAGACCGGCGGCTGCCCCCACACCGCCATCCGGGAAGACAGTTCGCTCAATCAGGAAACCGTCGAGGCGCTGCAAGGCGAGTTTCCCGGCCTCGAACTGCTGTTCATTGAGTCGGGGGGCGACAACCTCGCGTCCTCCTTTTCGCCCGAGCTGGTGGACGCCTGGCTGTTCGTCCTCGACGTGGCGGGCGGCGAAAAAGTGCCGCGCAAGGGCGGCCCCGGCATCCGGCACTCCGACCTGCTCGTCATCAACAAGACCGACCTCGCTCCGCTGGTGGGCGCCGACCTGCGCGTGATGGATGCCGACGCGCGGGCGCAGCGCAGGGCTGGAGATGAAGTACGCCCCTACGTCTTCACCAACCTCAAAAGCGGGGCGGGCGTGGACGAAATCATCGCCTGGATCGAGCACGACCTGCTGTTTCGGGACGTGACGCCGCCACGGGTCGGTCTTTGA
- a CDS encoding urease accessory protein UreF: MNLRLLQLADSAFPTGAYAFSDGLETLTQRGEVRTADDLAAFLAGQLAHGWGQQDAPACALAWGAGADDLSDLDALLSDLKLVEGPRRASLRVGANLRRAARHLWPDELAGVPPTTHHATTFGAVACVLGAGREDAMTAYVSAWLLGRVTSATRLMKLGGLDAQRCAARCEAAAQSCVGFALSATPDDLGGFAPLLDIAAQEQATLDQRLFQS; this comes from the coding sequence ATGAACCTGCGCCTGCTGCAACTCGCCGATTCGGCCTTTCCCACCGGGGCCTACGCCTTCAGCGACGGCCTCGAAACCCTGACGCAGCGCGGCGAAGTGCGGACCGCCGACGACCTCGCCGCCTTTCTCGCCGGGCAACTCGCGCACGGCTGGGGGCAGCAGGACGCGCCCGCCTGTGCGCTGGCGTGGGGGGCGGGTGCCGATGACCTCAGCGACCTCGACGCCCTGCTGAGCGACCTCAAGCTGGTCGAAGGCCCGCGCCGCGCCAGCCTGCGGGTCGGGGCCAACCTGCGCCGGGCGGCGCGTCACCTCTGGCCGGACGAGCTCGCCGGGGTGCCGCCCACCACGCACCACGCGACCACCTTCGGCGCCGTCGCCTGCGTGCTGGGGGCGGGCCGCGAGGACGCCATGACCGCCTACGTCTCGGCCTGGCTGCTCGGGCGCGTGACCTCGGCCACCCGGCTGATGAAACTCGGCGGCCTGGACGCCCAGCGCTGCGCGGCCCGCTGCGAGGCGGCGGCGCAGTCGTGCGTCGGCTTTGCCCTGAGCGCCACCCCCGACGACCTCGGCGGCTTCGCCCCCCTGCTCGACATCGCCGCGCAGGAGCAGGCCACCCTCGACCAGCGGCTTTTTCAGAGCTGA
- the ureE gene encoding urease accessory protein UreE: MTRLTGLRRPLLPIAGAKQAPEQAIDGPQVEVPLTAVDRRRVRRRLHAPDGAELQLAFPTGTVLSPGTVLGTRGGVSYVVSAAPEDVAVVVPRTLAEAAHTAHAVGNLHRDFVEDAGAFLTPWDAPIELLLTRLGVPFTRETRPFHGRPSWEHEG, encoded by the coding sequence TTGACGAGGCTGACCGGCCTGCGCCGCCCGCTGTTGCCTATCGCTGGGGCCAAGCAAGCGCCGGAACAGGCGATAGACGGGCCACAGGTCGAAGTCCCCCTGACCGCCGTAGACCGCCGCCGGGTGCGCCGCCGCCTGCACGCTCCGGACGGCGCCGAGTTGCAGCTTGCCTTTCCCACAGGCACGGTCCTCAGCCCCGGCACCGTGCTGGGCACGCGGGGCGGCGTGAGTTACGTGGTGAGCGCCGCGCCCGAGGACGTCGCAGTCGTGGTGCCGCGCACGCTGGCCGAGGCCGCCCACACCGCGCACGCCGTGGGCAACCTGCACCGCGATTTCGTGGAAGACGCAGGGGCTTTCCTGACCCCCTGGGACGCCCCCATCGAGCTGCTGCTCACGCGGCTGGGCGTGCCATTTACGCGCGAGACGCGGCCTTTTCACGGGCGCCCGAGCTGGGAGCACGAGGGATGA
- the hypB gene encoding hydrogenase nickel incorporation protein HypB, protein MTATAPRIVTVRQNILKANDHTAAENRRTFEAAGVRAINLASSPGAGKTALLERTLRDLARGLNMAVAVGDLATDNDAARLRQWGAQAEQIVTGTVCHLDAAMVGEVLPRFDLAALDVLFLENVGNLVCPSSYDLGEAARAVLISTTEGEDKPLKYPTMFNTADVVVITKMDIADAVGFDRALCRENIDRARPGVPVIELSSRQGEGLDAWYAFVRGER, encoded by the coding sequence ATGACTGCGACTGCTCCCCGAATCGTCACCGTTCGTCAGAACATCCTCAAAGCCAACGATCACACTGCCGCCGAGAATCGCCGGACTTTCGAGGCGGCGGGCGTGCGGGCCATCAACCTCGCGAGCAGCCCCGGCGCGGGCAAGACGGCGCTGCTCGAACGCACCCTGCGTGACCTTGCCAGGGGGCTGAACATGGCGGTGGCGGTGGGCGACCTCGCCACCGACAACGACGCCGCGCGGCTGCGGCAGTGGGGCGCGCAGGCCGAGCAGATCGTCACCGGCACCGTCTGCCACCTCGACGCGGCGATGGTGGGCGAGGTGCTGCCGCGCTTCGACCTCGCGGCCCTCGACGTGCTGTTTCTGGAAAACGTGGGCAACCTGGTGTGCCCGAGTTCCTACGACCTCGGCGAAGCGGCGCGCGCCGTGCTCATCTCGACCACCGAGGGCGAGGACAAGCCGCTGAAGTACCCCACCATGTTCAACACGGCGGACGTGGTGGTGATTACGAAAATGGACATTGCCGACGCGGTGGGCTTCGACCGCGCCCTGTGCCGCGAGAACATCGACCGGGCGCGGCCCGGCGTGCCGGTCATCGAACTGAGCAGCCGCCAGGGCGAAGGGCTGGACGCCTGGTACGCCTTCGTGCGGGGCGAGCGTTGA
- a CDS encoding hydrogenase maturation nickel metallochaperone HypA: MHEASIALALIDVAGDVLREHGAARASALTVRVGQWSSVVPEALAAAFPACAEGTPLAGARLSIERVPGVGECPQHGPVELEVWRGLRCPLCGAPTPRLLQGDELELDQLELDQLELENL; encoded by the coding sequence ATGCACGAAGCTTCCATCGCCCTCGCGCTCATCGACGTGGCCGGCGACGTGCTGCGCGAACACGGCGCCGCCCGCGCCTCGGCGCTGACCGTGCGGGTGGGGCAGTGGTCGAGCGTGGTGCCTGAAGCGCTGGCCGCCGCGTTTCCCGCCTGCGCCGAGGGCACGCCGCTCGCCGGAGCGCGCCTGAGCATCGAGCGGGTGCCGGGCGTCGGCGAGTGCCCGCAGCACGGCCCCGTCGAACTGGAAGTCTGGCGGGGCCTACGCTGTCCGCTGTGCGGAGCGCCCACGCCGAGGCTCTTGCAAGGCGACGAACTTGAATTAGATCAGCTCGAATTAGACCAGCTTGAATTGGAGAATCTATGA
- a CDS encoding HupE/UreJ family protein, with amino-acid sequence MKKIRVLSVLLLASSALAHSGQHAAGFAAGVAHPLSGLDHLLAMVAVGVLAAPFGRRGLLVPLAFVAAMVLGGLLGIHGVHLPFVEQGVALSVTVLGLLLAFTARLSLPALAAVVGVMGLFHGHAHGTELPPGLSAAEFFAGFTLSTVGLHAAGYGLGRLGARGVWTRRLVGGGVALAGIGLLLG; translated from the coding sequence ATGAAGAAAATCCGTGTTCTGTCGGTTCTGCTGTTGGCCTCGTCGGCCCTGGCCCATTCCGGCCAGCACGCTGCGGGCTTCGCGGCGGGGGTGGCTCATCCCCTGTCGGGCCTCGACCACCTGCTGGCGATGGTGGCGGTGGGCGTGTTGGCCGCGCCGTTTGGCCGCCGGGGTCTGCTGGTGCCGCTGGCGTTTGTGGCGGCCATGGTGCTGGGCGGCCTGCTGGGCATCCACGGCGTTCATCTGCCGTTCGTCGAACAGGGCGTGGCCCTGAGTGTGACGGTGCTGGGGCTGCTGCTGGCTTTCACAGCCCGGCTGAGTCTTCCGGCCCTCGCCGCCGTGGTGGGGGTAATGGGCCTTTTTCACGGTCACGCTCACGGCACCGAACTGCCGCCAGGCCTGAGCGCCGCCGAGTTTTTCGCGGGGTTCACCCTCAGCACGGTCGGCCTCCACGCTGCCGGCTATGGCCTGGGCCGGCTGGGGGCGCGGGGCGTCTGGACCCGCCGCCTGGTGGGGGGCGGCGTCGCTCTGGCCGGCATCGGCCTGCTGCTCGGTTGA
- the ureC gene encoding urease subunit alpha, translating to MKVSRQQYADLYGPTVGDRVRLGDTELLIEVERDLTTYGEEVKFGGGKVIRDGLGQSSAATRDDANVPDLVITNALILDYWGVIKADVGVKNGRISAIGKAGNPGTQDGVTPGLTIAASTEIVAGEGLVLTAGGVDTHIHFIAPQQCWTALESGVTTMIGGGTGPTAGTSATTCTPGQWHIHRMLESLAGLPLNFGLLGKGNASTQPPLAEQIRAGALGLKLHEDWGTTPAAIHAALSVAEDYDVQVAIHTDTLNESGFVEDAIRAFAGRTIHTFHTEGAGGGHAPDIIRVAGLPNVLPSSTNPTMPFTVNTIHEHLDMLMVCHHLSPRIPEDVHFAESRIRPETIAAEDVLHDLGVFSMMSSDSQAMGRVGEVITRTWQAAHKMKVQRGPLAPDGRADNFRARRYVAKYTINPAIAHGISHEVGSVEVGKLADLVLWSPAFFGAKPSLILKGGLVVAAQMGDANASIPTPQPVYPRPMFAAYGGCPDATCLHFVSQAGLEGGHLPDVGRRYSAVKHTRDIGKKDMQLNAETPDIQVNPETYEVRVNGELVTCEPVDELPLAQKYFLF from the coding sequence GTGAAAGTCAGCCGCCAGCAGTACGCCGACCTTTACGGCCCCACGGTGGGCGACCGCGTGCGCCTCGGCGACACCGAGCTGCTTATCGAGGTCGAGCGCGACCTGACGACCTACGGTGAGGAGGTCAAATTCGGCGGCGGCAAGGTCATCCGCGACGGCCTGGGCCAGAGCAGCGCCGCCACCCGAGACGACGCCAACGTCCCCGACCTCGTGATCACCAACGCGCTGATTCTGGATTACTGGGGCGTTATCAAGGCCGACGTGGGCGTCAAAAACGGGCGCATCTCGGCCATCGGTAAGGCGGGCAACCCCGGCACCCAGGACGGCGTGACGCCGGGGCTGACCATCGCCGCGAGCACCGAAATAGTGGCGGGCGAGGGCCTGGTTCTCACGGCGGGCGGGGTGGACACCCACATCCATTTCATCGCGCCGCAGCAGTGCTGGACGGCGCTCGAGTCGGGCGTGACCACCATGATTGGCGGCGGCACCGGCCCCACAGCGGGCACTTCGGCCACGACCTGCACGCCGGGCCAGTGGCACATTCACCGGATGCTGGAGAGCCTCGCCGGGCTGCCACTCAATTTCGGGCTGCTCGGCAAGGGCAACGCGAGCACCCAGCCTCCGCTGGCCGAGCAGATTCGGGCCGGGGCGCTCGGCCTCAAACTGCACGAGGACTGGGGCACCACCCCCGCCGCCATTCACGCCGCGCTCAGCGTCGCCGAGGACTACGACGTGCAGGTCGCCATCCACACCGACACCCTCAACGAGTCGGGCTTCGTCGAGGACGCCATTCGGGCCTTCGCCGGGCGCACCATCCACACCTTTCACACCGAGGGCGCCGGGGGCGGGCACGCGCCGGACATCATCCGGGTGGCGGGGCTGCCCAACGTCCTCCCGAGCAGCACCAACCCCACCATGCCGTTTACGGTGAACACCATCCACGAGCACCTCGACATGCTGATGGTCTGCCACCACCTCTCGCCGCGCATTCCCGAGGACGTGCACTTTGCCGAGTCGCGCATTCGCCCCGAAACGATTGCCGCCGAGGACGTGCTGCACGACCTGGGCGTGTTCTCGATGATGAGCAGCGACTCGCAGGCGATGGGGCGCGTGGGCGAGGTGATTACCCGCACCTGGCAGGCCGCGCACAAGATGAAGGTGCAGCGCGGGCCGCTTGCGCCCGATGGCCGCGCCGACAACTTCCGCGCCCGGCGCTACGTCGCCAAGTACACCATCAACCCCGCCATCGCCCACGGCATCAGCCACGAAGTCGGCAGCGTGGAAGTCGGCAAACTCGCCGACCTCGTGCTGTGGAGCCCGGCTTTTTTTGGGGCCAAGCCCAGCCTGATTCTCAAGGGCGGTCTGGTGGTCGCCGCGCAGATGGGCGACGCCAACGCCAGCATTCCCACGCCGCAGCCGGTCTACCCGCGCCCGATGTTCGCCGCTTATGGGGGCTGCCCGGACGCCACCTGCCTGCATTTCGTGTCTCAGGCGGGGCTGGAAGGCGGACACTTGCCCGACGTGGGCCGCCGCTACAGCGCCGTGAAACACACCCGCGACATCGGCAAAAAAGACATGCAGCTCAACGCCGAGACGCCTGATATTCAGGTCAACCCCGAGACCTACGAGGTGCGCGTGAACGGCGAACTCGTGACCTGCGAGCCGGTGGACGAACTGCCGCTGGCGCAGAAGTACTTCCTATTCTGA